One segment of Pyricularia oryzae 70-15 chromosome 3, whole genome shotgun sequence DNA contains the following:
- a CDS encoding pre-mRNA-processing protein 45, with translation MSTIAAGLARALPKPKYTGEDEEAPTHGQQARGPRILGPGQLDETQVVLKRAGPPPYGQRSGWRPRSQEDFGDGGAFPEVPVAQYPLQMGKKGATKSNALAVQVGSDGKVKYDAIARQGHSDSRVIHTSFKDLIPLRQRAEAGDINLERPSEEEVAATTERTKNALAALVSGAVAAQKPKNVNVGQRKDATFVRYTPANQMGDSSKKQDRIMKIVERQRDPMEPPKFKHKKIPRGPPSPPPPVMHSPPRKLTAQDQEDWRIPPPISNWKNPKGFTVPLDKRLAADGRGLQDVTINDKFAQLSESLYVADRHAREEVKQRALMQQRLAEKEKAQKEENLRQLAQKAREERAGAGSRRRSRSGSRSSRSYSSGSDSEESDIREREEARKERRKEEERKLRQSRMGAERRVQVMAREQNRDISEKIALGLAKPTQSSEGMYDSRLFNQSSGFEGGINEDNPYDKPLFAVQDAISSIYRPRANNDDEDEAAGDAEMAKIQKASRYGEVLGRGTFSGAGDVEAREGPVQFEKDAAGADPFNVDKFLSEVEQTASSKRGYGLQDSSNDGGRPKRARVEDDD, from the coding sequence ATGTCGACAATTGCAGCCGGGCTCGCGCGGGCGCTTCCCAAACCGAAATACACAGGCGAAGATGAAGAGGCACCGACACATGGGCAGCAGGCACGCGGCCCGCGGATTCTCGGCCCGGGCCAGCTCGACGAGACCCAAGTGGTGCTGAAAAGGGCCGGACCGCCACCGTACGGCCAGCGGTCGGGATGGCGGCCGCGCAGCCAGGAGGActttggcgacggcggcgcgtTCCCCGAGGTGCCCGTTGCGCAGTACCCTCTGCAGATGGGCAAGAAGGGGGCGACCAAGAGCAACGCGCTGGCGGTACAAGTGGGCTCGGACGGCAAGGTCAAGTACGACGCCATCGCGAGGCAAGGACACAGCGACAGCAGGGTCATCCACACTTCGTTCAAGGACCTGATCCCGCTGCGGCAGCGGGCCGAGGCCGGCGACATCAACCTCGAGAGGCCTAGCGAGGAGGAGGTTGCCGCCACCACGGAGAGGACCAAGAACGCGCTGGCCGCGCTAGTCAGCGGCGCGGTGGCGGCTCAAAAGCCCAAGAATGTCAACGTGGGCCAGCGCAAGGACGCGACCTTTGTGCGGTATACGCCGGCCAACCAAATGGGCGATTCATCCAAAAAGCAGGACCGGATCATGAAGATTGTAGAACGGCAACGGGATCCGATGGAGCCTCCCAAGTTTAAGCACAAGAAGATTCCGCGAGGCCCACccagcccgccgccgcccgtcaTGCACTCGCCGCCGCGGAAGTTGACGGCTCAGGACCAGGAGGACTGGAGGATACCGCCGCCAATCTCAAACTGGAAGAACCCCAAGGGTTTCACGGTACCGCTGGACAAGCGTCTGGCCGCCGACGGGAGGGGTCTACAGGACGTCACGATCAACGACAAATTCGCACAGCTATCAGAGTCTCTGTACGTCGCCGACAGACATGCACGTGAGGAAGTTAAGCAGAGGGCGCTCATGCAGCAGCGCCTGGCAGAGAAGGAGAAGGCCCAGAAGGAGGAGAATCTGAGGCAGCTGGCACAAAAGGCGAGGGAAGAGCGTGCCGGTGCCGGAAGCAGACGACGGTCCAGGTCtggcagccgcagcagccgaTCCTATTCGTCTGGCTCAGACAGCGAGGAATCTGACATCCGAGAGCGTGAGGAGGCAAGGAAAGAGCGACGCAAGGAGGAGGAACGCAAATTACGACAGTCTAGGATGGGAGCGGAGAGGAGAGTACAAGTCATGGCACGGGAGCAGAACCGAGATATTTCTGAGAAGATTGCGCTGGGACTCGCCAAGCCCACGCAGTCGTCAGAAGGCATGTACGATTCTCGACTTTTCAACCAATCATCTGGTTTCGAGGGCGGCATCAACGAGGACAACCCTTATGACAAGCCGCTTTTTGCTGTTCAGGACGCCATCAGTAGTATCTACCGGCCCCGTGCGAACAACGATGATGAGGACGAGGCGGCTGGCGATGCGGAGATGGCCAAGATACAAAAGGCGAGCAGATATGGTGAGGTGCTAGGCCGAGGTACATTCTCCGGTGCCGGGGATGTGGAAGCCCGAGAAGGTCCAGTGCAGTTCGAAAAGGATGCTGCAGGCGCGGACCCTTTCAATGTGGACAAGTTCCTGTCCGAGGTCGAACAGACCGCGTCATCAAAGAGGGGTTATGGTCTGCAAGACTCGAGCAACGATGGCGGCAGGCCGAAGAGGGCTAGGGTGGAGGACGACGATTGA
- a CDS encoding cell division control protein 12, which translates to MAPAATESASPIGIANLPNQRHKIVAKRGAAFTIMVAGESGLGKTTFINTLFSTTIKNYADHKRRHQKQIDKTVEIEITKAELEEKFFKVRLTVIDTPGFGDYVNNRDSWMPIIEFLDDQHESYMLQEQQPRRQDKIDLRVHACLYFIRPTGHTLKPLDIEVMKRLCSRVNLIPVIAKADTLSPADLARFKQRIRAVIDAQSIKIYQPPVEEDDEAAAQHARSLMAAMPFAVIGSEKDVKTGDGRIVKGRQYSWGVAEVENEDHCDFKKLRSILIRTHMLDLIHTTEELHYEAYRAQQMETRKFGEARPRKLDNPKFKEEEEALRKRFTEQVKIEEQRFRQWEQKLIAERDRLNKDLEHTHATIKQLEGELEQMQGSAARSHGRR; encoded by the exons ATGGCTCCCGCTGCGACCGAGAGCGCCTCTCCCATTGGCATTGCCAACTTGCCCAACCAGAGGCACAAGATTGTGGCAAAACGCGGTGCTGCCTTTACTATCATG GTTGCTGGCGAGTCGGGACTGGGCAAGACCACATTCATCAACACTCTGTTCTCCACAACGATCAAGAACTATGCCGATCACAAGCGCCGGCACCAGAAGCAAATCGACAAGACGGTAGAGATCGAGATCACAAAAGCTGAGCTCGAGGAGAAGTTCTTCAAGG TTCGGTTGACGGTTATCGACACTCCGGGTTTCGGCGACTATGTGAACAACAGGGACTCGTGGATGCCCATTATCGAGTTCCTCGACGACCAGCACGAGTCTTACATGCTTcaggagcagcagccgcgCCGCCAGGACAAGATCGACCTGCGAGTGCACGCCTGCTTGTACTTCATCCGCCCTACAGGCCACACCCTGAAGCCCCTTGATATCGAGGTCATGAAGCGCCTCTGTTCGAGGGTGAACCTGATTCCCGTTATCGCCAAGGCCGACACCCTCAGCCCGGCAGACCTTGCCAGGTTCAAGCAGCGC ATTCGCGCTGTTATTGATGCGCAGAGCATCAAGATCTACCAGCCACCGGTcgaggaggacgatgagGCTGCTGCCCAGCATGCACGCAGCCTGATGGCCGCCATGCCCTTTGCGGTGATTGGTTCTGAGAAGGACGTCAAGACGGGCGATGGCCGCATCGTCAAGGGTCGCCAGTACTCATGGGGTGTTGCCGAGGTTGAGAACGAGGACCACTGCGACTTCAAGAAGCTCCGCTCCATCCTCATTCGCACTCACATGCTCGATCTCATCCACACAACCGAGGAGTTGCACTACGAGGCCTACCGCGCACAGCAGATGGAGACCCGCAAGTTCGGCGAGGCCAGGCCCCGCAAGCTGGACAACCCCAAGttcaaggaggaggaggaggcgctGCGCAAGCGCTTCACCGAGCAGGTCAAGATCGAGGAGCAGCGCTTCAGGCAATGGGAGCAGAAGCTCATTGCCGAGCGCGACCGTCTCAACAAGGACCTCGAGCACACCCACGCCACCATCAAGCAGCTCGAGGGCGAGCTCGAGCAAATGCAGGGCAGCGCTGCCCGTTCGCATGGCCGTCGCTAA
- a CDS encoding ubiquitin C-terminal hydrolase: protein MQDPDSPNAMMVDPIDNATHVVDVNGPLERDSVTEITPDTLADDAEPTSPMPLATDFEAIKELVMTPLQEEPKVLEDAYNTWTVENWRSLSKKEHGPIFQAGGFPWRILLFPHGNNTSNVAIYLEHGFEPDKIPEDWSCCVQFALVLWNPNDPSIYAHHTAHHRFTKDEGDWGFTRFQELSKLFNVPYDDATRPLIEDETANITAYVRILEDETGVMWHSFANYDSKKETGYVGLKNQGATCYLNSLLQSLYFTNAFRKAIYQIPTEQEESINNSAYTLQRLFYQLQTSSNAVGTAELTKSFGWETRHIFEQQDVQELSRKLMERMEEKMKGTDAENLLPELFSGKIKTYISCIHVKYESSRIEDFWDVQLNVSKMGNLLNSFQDYVSVEKMEGENKYFAGDEYKLQEANKGVIFMGFPDVLHLQLKRFEYDFTKDAMAKVNDRYEFPEVFDAAPYLSEDADRSEPWIYQLHGVLVHSGDLNAGHYYAFLKPDKDGWFYKYDDDKVTKATKREVLEDNFGGPFQYSNGIRPQGQKKVAMRPNSAYMLVYFRQSRLDKILTPVTHEDIPRHIETGYLEEASAREAKRKEREEQHLYRWIKAVTPSSYQAHNGFDLTNFDAVSSQTTDPSPGAPKLYKVLRTATMEQVTEIIAKDLGQDPARVRLWLMVGRQNKTVRPDQPIMDLRPTLDETYSRLATQREDSLRLWVEFAEEMGENGEAAWPTYQGPSPTGVIFKNDLILLFIKCFDAEAQTLTGLGHVYISREKKVDDLIPHILKKMGLEKLPSDEKILLWEEIKPGMIESLKGKQSLKAAELQDGDIVCVQRKKDAGSQNFLEKRLSSDTRSTDDTSRKTENFEDAKEYYEFLVNRKTVKFNAHPTKCDPNEYPPFEMVLNSKMTYDQLAEKLGERLGVPETHLRFWTLHGTTGLPRTAVKRGPQQTLNTILNPAGFSQLNSAQRNDALYFEILDMSLAELDTKKNVKITWLSEGIVKEEHYDLLVTKSGVVEDIIESLVKKAKLKSEEEGGEIRLYEVNGHKFTRELPREYPVISLNDYLTLVAERVPEEEVDAKDQGQFVYAFHFQNEPNRMHGMPFKFLLKAGEPFSETKKRLEKRTAIRGKNFEKIKFAIVRRSSYSRPQYINDDDVLWDILQPEDEYLGLDHADRSRSLRNGVGDLFLR from the exons ATG CAGGACCCCGATTCTCCCAATGCCATGATGGTGGACCCTATCGACAATGCTACACATGTCGTCGATGTCAATGGCCCGCTCGAGAGGGACTCAGTAACCGAGATCACGCCTGATACCCTCGCCGATGATGCTGAGCCGACGTCACCCATGCCTTTAGCCACCGACT TTGAGGCTATCAAGGAGCTTGTTATGACGCCGTTGCAGGAAGAGCCTAAAGTCTTAGAGGATGCCTATAACACATGGACAGTGGAGAATTGGAGAAGCTTGTCTAAGAAGGAGCACGGCCCAATATTTCAAGCAGGCGGGTTCCCATG GCGCATTCTACTCTTCCCCCACGGTAACAATACGTCAAACGTCGCGATATACCTCGAGCATGGTTTCGAGCCGGACAAGATTCCAGAGGACTGGAGCTGTTGCGTTCAGTTTGCGCTTGTGCTTTGGAACCCTAACGATCCTTCCATCTATGCGCATCACACGGCACACCATCGATTTACCAAGGACGAGGGTGACTGGGGCTTCACGAGGTTTCAAGAGCTTAGTAAACTCTTCAACGTTCCCTATGATGACGCTACCCGGCCGCTGATTGAAGATGAGACGGCCAACATCACCGCATATGTGCGAATCCTGGAAGACGAAACTGGTGTCATGTGGCACAGTTTCGCCAACTACGACTCCAAGAAAGAGACGGGCTATGTCGGTCTCAAGAATCAGGGCGCCACATGCTACCTCAACTCGCTGTTGCAGTCCCTCTACTTCACCAATGCTTTCCGCAAGGCCATCTATCAGATACCTACAGAGCAAGAAGAAAGCATAAATAACAGTGCTTACACTCTCCAGCGTTTATTCTACCAACTGCAAACCTCGTCAAACGCCGTGGGTACAGCAGAGCTTACCAAATCCTTCGGATGGGAGACGCGGCACATCTTCGAGCAACAAGACGTGCAAGAGCTCTCCAGGAAGCTCATGGAGCGCATGGAGGAGAAAATGAAGGGAACCGACGCCGAGAATCTTCTGCCTGAGCTCTTCAGTGGCAAGATCAAAACTTATATCTCTTGCATACACGTGAAATACGAATCGAGCCGGATCGAGGATTTCTGGGATGTGCAGCTGAATGTGAGCAAGATGGGCAACCTGCTTAACAGCTTCCAGGATTACGTCTCTGTCGAGAAGATGGAGGGTGAGAACAAGTATTTTGCCGGTGACGAGTACAAACTGCAGGAGGCAAACAAGGGCGTTATTTTCATGGGTTTCCCCGACGTCCTGCACCTGCAGCTCAAGCGTTTTGAGTATGACTTTACCAAGGATGCCATGGCGAAAGTCAACGATCGCTATGAGTTTCCCGAGGTGTTTGACGCTGCCCCGTACCTCTCGGAGGATGCCGACAGGTCGGAGCCTTGGATTTACCAGCTACATGGTGTGCTTGTGCATAGTGGTGACCTCAATGCAGGCCATTACTACGCATTTCTAAAGCCGGACAAGGACGGCTGGTTCTACAAATATGACGATGATAAGGTCACCAAGGCGACCAAGAGGGAGGTACTCGAGGACAATTTTGGAGGACCTTTCCAGTACAGCAACGGCATCCGCCCACAAGGACAGAAGAAAGTTGCTATGAGGCCCAACAGTGCATACATGTTGGTGTACTTCCGTCAATCTCGGCTTGACAAGATTTTAACGCCAGTCACGCACGAGGATATCCCGCGTCACATTg AAACCGGATACCTTGAGGAGGCGTCCGCTAGGGAGGCGAAGAGAAAGGAGCGTGAAGAGCAGCACCTCTACCGCTGGATCAAAGCCGTCACTCCGTCTTCATATCAAGCACATAACGGGTTTGATCTGACGAACTTTGATGCGGTATCCTCACAAACAACAGACCCTTCACCGGGTGCCCCCAAACTATACAAGGTACTTCGGACGGCAACCATGGAACAAGTCACTGAAATCATTGCCAAAGATCTTGGGCAAGATCCCGCGAGAGTCAGGCTATGGTTAATGGTCGGCCGTCAAAACAAGACAGTTCGTCCTGACCAGCCTATCATGGACTTGCGGCCGACATTGGATGAGACCTATTCAAGATTAGCGACTCAGAGAGAGGATTCCTTGCGACTGTGGGTTGAGTTTGCTGAAGAGATGGGTGAAAATGGAGAGGCCGCTTGGCCAACATACCAAGGCCCCTCGCCCACAGGTGTTATCTTTAAGAACGACTTGATCCTTCTTTTCATCAAGTGTTTTGACGCAGAGGCACAAACTCTTACTGGTCTTGGTCATGTGTACATCAGCAGGGAAAAGAAGGTGGACGACCTAATCCCCCACATTCTTAAGAAAATGGGACTGGAGAAGCTTCCCAGTGATGAGAAGATACTCCTGTGGGAA GAAATTAAACCCGGAATGATCGAGAGCCTTAAGGGAAAGCAATCGCTCAAAGCCGCCGAGCTTCAAGACGGAGACATAGTGTGTGTCCAGCGCAAGAAGGACGCTGGTTCACAAAACTTCCTGGAAAAGAGGTTAAGCAGTGACACCCGTTCAACTGATGACAC GTCAAGAAAGACGGAGAACTTTGAGGACGCGAAGGAGTACTATGAATTCTTGGTCAACAGGAAAACGGTCAAATTCAACGCACATCCCACAAAGTGTGACCCGAACGAGTACCCACCGTTTGAGATGGTCCTCAACTCTAAGATGACGTACGACCAACTTGCAGAGAAATTGGGCGAACGCCTTGGAGTTCCAGAGACGCACTTGAGGTTCTGGACTCTTCACGGAACAACAGGACTCCCCCGAACAGCGGTCAAACGCGGACCGCAACAGACTCTGAATACTATTCTCAACCCTGCCGGATTCAGCCAGTTGAACTCGGCGCAGCGCAATGATGCCCTTTATTTTGAGATTTTGGATATGAGTCTTGCCGAGCTTGACACAAAGAAGAATGTTAAGATCACCTGGCTCAGCGAAGGAATCGTCAAAGAG GAGCACTATGATTTGCTTGTAACCAAGAGTGGTGTTGTTGAGGATATTATCGAGTCGCTCGTCAAAAAGGCCAAGCTTAAGTCAGAAGAAGAAGGTGGCGAGATCCGTTTGTATGAGGTCAATGGCCACAAGTTTACAAGGGAACTTCCGCGCGAGTATCCAGTCATAAGCCTCAACGACTACCTAACTCTGGTTGCCGAGCGGGTACCAGAGGAGGAGGTGGACGCCAAGGATCAGGGCCAATTTGTTTATGCTTTCCATTTCCAGAATGAGCCCAACAGGATGCACGGCATGCCGTTCAAATTCCTGCTCAAAGCG GGAGAGCCGTTCTCGGAGACCAAGAAGAGGCTTGAGAAACGGACTGCTATCCGTGGTAAGAACTTTGAAAAAATTAAGTTTGCCATTGTACGCCGGTCGTCATACTCAAGGCCTCAATACATAAACGATG ACGATGTGTTGTGGGATATCCTTCAGCCGGAAGACGAGTATCTGGGTCTCGATCATGCAGACAGATCCCGATCTTTGCGCAACGGCGTTGGCGACCTCTTTTTGAGGTAA
- a CDS encoding mitochondrial import inner membrane translocase subunit tim-22 encodes MNFPGSSGLPGRGPAPDPNEEQMKKLKSFGESCAAKTVMSGVAGLGLGAVFGLFMASMAYDTPFHHPTPDAAKAAAPKPPYAAGTGMVLPRGNYSPPTITPPPMSSLPMKTQIAAGFRDMGARSVSTGKNFGKVGAMFSGIECGIEGLRAKNDAGNGVAAGCVTGAILARNGGPQAAAIGCAGFAAFSAAIEMWLRSPKDE; translated from the exons ATGAACTTCCCAGGCTCTTCAGGCCTCCCCGGCCGGGGTCCGGCGCCGGATCCGAACGAGGAGCAGATGAAGAAG TTGAAATCTTTTGGCGAATCATGTGCAGCAAAAACGGTCATGTCTGGCGTCGCCGGTCTAGGTCTTGGTGCCGTCTTTGGACTTTTCATGGCTTCG ATGGCATACGACACACCCTTCCACCACCCGACGCCCGACGCCGCCAAAGCCGCGGccccgaagcccccgtacgcCGCCGGCACGGGCATGGTGCTGCCGCGCGGCAACTACAGCCCGCCGACCATAACACCGCCGCCCATGTCGTCGCTGCCGATGAAGACGCAGATCGCGGCCGGGTTCCGCGACATGGGCGCGCGGTCCGTCAGCACGGGAAAGAACTTTGGCAAGGTCGGCGCCATGTTCTCGGGCATCGAGTGCGGGATCGAGGGCCTGCGCGCCAAGAATGATGCTGGCAACGGCGTCGCTGCCGGCTGCGTCACGGGTGCCATCCTCGCCAGGAACGGCGGCCCGCAGGCTGCAGCCATAGGGTGTGCGGGTTTTGCGGCTTTTAGTGCCGCTATTGAAATGTGGTTGAGGAGTCCCAAGGATGAATGa
- a CDS encoding periodic tryptophan protein 2 encodes MKTDFKFSNLLGTVYCRGNLLFSPDGTHLYSPVGNRVTVFNLVDNKSYTLPFAHRKNIVRLDLTPRGNLLLSVDEDGHAILTNVVRRISIYHFSFRTAVTALSFSPSGRHFAVGIGRRIEVWQVPQTPDSATGDDGLEFAPFVRHHSHAAHFDEVRHIEWSRDSRFFLSASKDLTARIWSLNQEEGFTPTVLSGHRQGVVGAWFSMDQETIYTVSKDGAVFDWQYVGPQDKEDDDMDGADESDLRWRIVKRHYFMQNNASLKCAAFHAESNLLVAGFSNGIFGLYEMPDFNLIHTLSISQNGIDFVSINKSGEWLAFGASKLGQLLVWEWQSESYILKQQGHFDSMNALAYSPDGKRIVTAADDGKLKVWDIESGFCIVTFTEHTSGVTACQFAKKGNVLFTASLDGSIRAWDLIRYRNFRTFTAPTRLSFSCMAVDPSGEVVAAGSLDSFDVHIWSVQTGQLLDQLSGHEGPVSAVAFAPDGGLLVSGSWDKTARIWSVFNRTQTSEPLQLQADVLSVAVRPDSSQLAVSTLDGQISFWSVTEAQQVSGVDGRRDVSGGRKITDRRTAANAGGTKAFHTIQYSMDGSCLIAGGNSKYMCLYSTTTMVLLKKFTVSVNLSLSGTQEFLNSKQLTEAGPQELLDDHDASDREDRVNRSLPGSKRGGDPSARTTHAEVKVSGVSFAPDGAAFCAASTEGLLIYSLDHTVQFDPFDLNMEITPASTLAVLENEKDYLKALVMAFRLNEAGLIKRVYQAIPHRDIPLVVEQFPPVYVARLLRFVAAQTEESPHIEFCLLWIKALVDKHGKWLAANRAKVDVELRVVARAIARMRDEIRRLADENVYMVDYLLGQAENKPKAIEGTSIDDILKPLPAKGANAALMDANMAQEDESSDEDGWIGLD; translated from the exons ATGAAGACCGACTTTAAG TTTTCCAATTTGCTTGGGACGGTCTACTGCCGGGGCAATCTTCTCTTCAGCCCCGATGGCACACATCTTTATTCTCCGGTCGGCAACAGGGTGACCGTATTCAACCTTGTCGA CAACAAATCATACACTCTTCCTTTTGCGCATCGAAAGAACATTGTTCGGCTCGACCTGACGCCGCGCGGTAACCTGCTGCTCTCGGTCGACGAAGATGGCCACGCCATTCTCACCAATGTGGTTCGACGCATCTCGATATACCACTTTTCTTTCCGAACAGCCGTGACCGCTCTATCCTTTTCACCATCTGGCCGCCACTTTGCAGTTGGCATTGGCCGCAGGATAGAGGTCTGGCAGGTTCCTCAAACTCCCGATTCCGCCACGGGGGACGACGGACTAGAATTTGCGCCGTTTGTGCGACATCACAGCCATGCAGCCCATTTTGACGAAGTCCGCCACATAGAGTGGTCGCGCGACTCAAGATTCTTCCTCAGTGCTTCAAAGGACCTCACAGCCAGGATATGGAGCTTGAATCAAGAAGAGGGATTTACACCAACAGTCCTCTCGGGCCATCGGCAGGGCGTCGTCGGCGCTTGGTTCTCAATGGACCAAGAGACCATTTACACGGTCAGCAAAGATGGTGCCGTTTTCGATTGGCAGTACGTCGGTCCGCAGGACAAGGAGGACGACGATATGGACGGTGCGGATGAGTCCGACCTGCGGTGGAGGATAGTGAAGCGGCACTATTTCATGCAAAACAATGCTAGCTTGAAATGCGCCGCTTTCCATGCCGAGTCGAACCTTCTTGTGGCAGGCTTCTCGAACGGTATCTTCGGACTGTATGAGATGCCGGACTTTAACTTGATCCATACTCTGAGCATATCACAAAACGGCATCGACTTCGTCAGCATCAACAAGAGCGGTGAATGGCTGGCGTTTGGTGCATCAAAACTGGGACAGCTTCTAGTGTGGGAATGGCAATCAGAGTCATACATTCTCAAACAACAGGGACACTTCGACTCTATGAACGCGCTCGCTTATTCGCCCGACGGTAAGCGAATCGTCACGGCGGCCGACGACGGCAAGCTCAAAGTATGGGATATCGAGTCGGGCTTCTGCATTGTGACCTTCACGGAGCACACATCCGGCGTTACTGCTTGTCAATTCGCGAAGAAGGGGAACGTCCTATTTACTGCGAGTTTGGATGGCTCAATACGAGCTTGGGACTTGATCAGATATCGAAACTTCCGGACTTTTACAGCGCCGACGAGGCTATCTTTCTCTTGTATGGCTGTGGACCCCAGTGGAgaagttgttgctgctggatcTCTGGATTCGTTTGACGTCCACATCTGGTCTGTGCAGACCGGACAGCTCTTGGACCAATTATCTGGTCACGAAGGCCCTGTTTCTGCCGTCGCATTTGCGCCAGATGGTGGGTTGTTGGTCAGTGGAAGTTGGGACAAGACAGCGAGGATCTGGAGCGTCTTCAACAGGACACAAACTAGCGAGCCGCTTCAGTTGCAAGCAGATGTTCTTTCGGTGGCGGTACGACCTGATTCTTCCCAACTGGCCGTTTCTACGCTTGATGGACAAATCAGCTTTTGGTCCGTGACGGAGGCACAGCAAGTTTCTGGCGTTGATGGGCGGCGCGATGTTTCTGGTGGACGCAAAATCACAGACAGGCGGACCGCGGCAAATGCAGGAGGGACCAAGGCATTCCACACCATTCAGTACAGTATGGACGGTAGCTGCCTTATTGCCGGTGGAAACAGCAAGTACATGTGTCTGTACTCGACCACCACCATGGTTCTGCTGAAGAAGTTCACCGTCAGCGTGAACTTGTCACTTTCGGGCACACAGGAGTTCCTGAACAGCAAGCAGCTGACGGAAGCTGGGCCGCAAGAGCTTTTGGACGACCATGACGCTTCGGATAGGGAAGACCGCGTCAACAGGTCTCTCCCCGGTTCGAAACGTGGAGGAGACCCGTCTGCGCGCACAACACATGCAGAGGTCAAAGTCTCGGGCGTATCTTTTGCCCCTGATGGAGCAGCGTTTTGCGCAGCCTCGACAGAAGGCCTGCTCATCTATAGCTTGGACCATACCGTGCAGTTTGACCCCTTTGACCTGAACATGGAGATCACGCCCGCCTCAACCCTGGCCGTACTGGAAAACGAGAAAGACTACCTCAAGGCGCTGGTCATGGCATTCCGACTGAACGAGGCGGGTTTGATCAAGCGTGTGTATCAGGCCATTCCCCACAGAGATATACCGCTTGTTGTTGAGCAGTTCCCACCAGTCTATGTTGCGCGACTGCTACGCTTCGTAGCAGCACAGACTGAAGAGAGCCCGCATATTGAGTTCTGTCTGTTGTGGATCAAGGCACTGGTTGACAAGCACGGCAAGTGGCTCGCGGCGAACCGGGCCAAGGTAGACGTGGAGCTTAGGGTTGTTGCGAGGGCGATTGCTAGGATGAGGGATGAGATTAGGAGGTTGGCTGACGAGAACGTCTACATGGTGGACTATCTGCTCGGTCAGGCTGAGAATAAGCCCAAGGCCATCGA
- a CDS encoding pyruvate dehydrogenase kinase yields the protein MSRISRLAQYGLSTSGLAPGARPMLATGARSPGEVSVARLSQGPSWRPMSALDDWVAKKARPVSLRQLMFFGRSLNEARLLSSANYVRTELPTRLSHRIRDMQMLPYQVVSNQHIAEVYNMYWTAFDTFRKVKEVKSLADNDSFCEVISGMLKTHLTVIPKLAMGVLECSGLMDPQELNGFMNRILQSRISRRVIAEQHVTLTQSFRNQTQPWSPPAGEAAAVAATLGSASPIAESSDFVGNVLVRCVARDVVDRCAAAVHSLARSAHGEDVPLPEIRVVGHLSANFPFILSHLEYIIGELLRNSVDASVEQHQKSGKPPPPIEVTICESSQHVIIRVSDQGGGVARDMLPYLWSFSKGPHSDRLLQNLKHVPKMAATLQEVRAEDDGILSIPQITTDQSVLSSLSSLSSRPPNLKLGVGLPLSRVYAEYWAGSLELHSLEGYGVDTFLQISKLGNKNEQLATRASMDAV from the exons ATGTCGAGAATATCCCGACTCGCTCAATATGGCTTGAGCACCTCCGGTCTAGCTCCGGGAGCCCGACCGATGCTGGCCACCGGCGCCCGGTCGCCTGGTGAGGTCTCCGTGGCGCGGCTCTCACAGGGTCCATCATGGAGGCCGATGTCTGCACTTGATGA TTGGGTCGCAAAAAAGGCCCGACCGGTCAGCCTCCGCCAGCTCATGTTTTTTGGACGCTCGCTGAACGAGGCTCGTCTGCTCAGCTCGGCCAACTATGTCCGCACGGAGCTACCTACCCGCCTGTCCCACCGCATCCGGGACATGCAGATGCTGCCTTACCAGGTCGTGTCGAATCAGCACATAGCCGAAGTCTATAACATGTACTGGACCGCCTTCGACACCTTCCGCAAGGTCAAGGAGGTTAAGTCGCTAGCCGACAACGATTCCTTCTGCGAGGTTATCAGTGGGATGCTCAAGACCCACCTCACTGTTATCCCGAAGCTAGCCATGGGTGTGCTTGAGTGTAGTGGACTCATGGACCCTCAGGAACTTAACGGCTTTATGAACCGCATCTTGCAGTCCAGAATCTCTCGCCGCGTCATCGCAGAACAGCACGTGACCCTCACACAGTCCTTCCGCAACCAGACTCAACCGTGGTCGCCGCCAGCCGGAGAAGCCGCGGCGGTAGCGGCAACATTGGGATCGGCCAGCCCTATAGCCGAATCGTCGGACTTTGTCGGCAACGTCCTCGTCAGGTGTGTTGCCCGCGATGTCGTCGACCGCTGCGCCGCGGCCGTGCACTCTTTGGCGCGGTCCGCACACGGGGAAGACGTCCCGCTGCCTGAGATCCGCGTCGTTGGCCACCTGTCGGCCAACTTCCCCTTTATCCTCAGCCACCTTGAGTACATAATCggcgagctgctgcgcaacAGCGTTGACGCCTCTGTCGAGCAGCACCAAAAGTCTGGCAAACCCCCACCACCCATCGAGGTCACCATCTGTGAGTCGTCGCAGCATGTCATCATCCGCGTATCAGaccagggcggcggcgtcgcgcGAGACATGCTTCCTTACCTATGGTCGTTCAGCAAAGGTCCCCACAGCGACCGGCTGCTACAGAACCTCAAGCACGTGCCCAAGATGGCCGCCACGCTGCAGGAGGTGCGCGCTGAGGATGACGGCATCCTGTCGATCCCGCAGATCACAACTGACCAGAGTGTCCTGTCATCGCTCTCGTCTTTGTCGTCACGACCGCCGAATCTGAAATTGGGTGTAGGCCTGCCTTTGAGTAGAGTATACGCCGAATACTGGGCTGGGAGTCTTGAACTCCACAGCCTTGAGGGCTACGGGGTTGACACATTCCTCCAAATATCGAAGCTTGGGAATAAGAACGAACAGCTTGCTACCAGGGCAAGTATGGACGCTGTGTGA